One genomic region from Saprospiraceae bacterium encodes:
- a CDS encoding penicillin-binding protein → MIFKSTAFIPRLIASSYKGLGTVEKIFRVGSLILILALFFIFIFTGMVRLGVFGSLPSIAEIKSIKNPVSSVLLDDNGKSFGKYFIENRTNVNYNSISPHIIQALIATEDQRFYQHHGIDIRSWARVLFKSILLSDQSSGGGSTISQQLAKNLYPRKDYWICTTPINKITEMMIALRLERTYNKEEILTWYLNTVPFGNSIFGIDVACKQLFNSDPEDINIEEAAVLVGMLKATGVYSPLRNEEKATERRNIVLGQMVKSEFISTAAYDSLIKLPIRLQYKKEGHTVGLGTYIREQIRLDLNRLLKDYQTPQGQPYNLYTDGLKIYTTLDAQMQRLAEDAVHERMTKLQTDFDRHWKKKIPGSKLPLSQISSRKQKDISV, encoded by the coding sequence ATGATATTTAAATCGACAGCTTTTATTCCAAGATTGATAGCCTCGAGTTATAAAGGGCTAGGCACTGTTGAGAAGATTTTTAGGGTGGGGTCCCTGATCCTGATCCTGGCTTTATTTTTTATTTTTATTTTCACTGGCATGGTCAGGTTGGGTGTGTTTGGATCTCTGCCGTCTATCGCAGAAATCAAGAGCATCAAAAACCCGGTATCTTCAGTACTATTGGATGACAATGGCAAATCTTTTGGAAAATATTTTATTGAAAACCGGACCAATGTCAATTACAACTCTATATCGCCTCATATCATCCAGGCGCTGATCGCGACGGAAGACCAAAGATTCTACCAACATCATGGCATCGATATTCGTAGTTGGGCCAGGGTGCTCTTCAAGTCAATACTCCTTTCGGACCAATCTTCAGGTGGAGGAAGTACGATCAGTCAACAGTTGGCCAAAAACCTCTATCCCCGAAAAGATTATTGGATATGTACTACTCCGATCAATAAAATTACAGAGATGATGATCGCTCTTCGGTTAGAGCGAACCTATAATAAGGAAGAAATACTCACCTGGTATCTCAATACAGTGCCTTTTGGCAATAGCATCTTTGGTATCGATGTAGCTTGTAAACAATTGTTCAATTCGGACCCGGAGGATATCAATATTGAAGAGGCGGCAGTACTCGTAGGTATGCTCAAAGCTACAGGAGTGTACAGTCCTCTCAGAAATGAAGAGAAGGCCACTGAAAGAAGAAATATTGTTTTGGGTCAAATGGTCAAAAGTGAGTTTATTTCTACAGCAGCTTACGACTCCCTCATCAAGCTGCCTATCAGGTTGCAATACAAAAAAGAAGGACATACGGTAGGCCTCGGCACTTATATACGCGAACAAATCAGACTTGATCTCAATCGCTTGCTCAAAGATTACCAGACACCTCAAGGTCAGCCATATAACTTGTACACGGACGGACTGAAAATATATACGACACTGGATGCACAAATGCAGCGACTGGCTGAAGACGCTGTGCATGAACGAATGACTAAACTACAGACCGATTTTGACAGGCATTGGAAGAAAAAGATCCCTGGGAGCAAGCTTCCTTTGTCTCAGATCTCATCCCGAAAACAGAAAGATATATCGGTATGA
- the recO gene encoding DNA repair protein RecO: MSSLIQIEGIVLKTNKYGETSIISQILTRDHGLQSFIMGGVNGNHGKAGMFQIMNQLDIVTYFNEHKSIHRIKEARYAKIYQTLPFEMQRTAVGVFMLELLRKCIQDNDFDQEMYDWVVTCLDHTDDPPMKVTWIPLYFLLGLTRYLGIYPLKPHVLVGQYFDLREGRFIDHEPYHRDALNAACTRLLSILMEHHDAGVWTAPLESSKQDRKDLLYGLLDYYKFHLGHFNGLESPHILEEILTA, from the coding sequence ATGTCCTCTTTGATTCAGATCGAAGGTATCGTACTCAAAACAAATAAATATGGTGAGACCAGCATCATATCCCAGATACTGACCCGTGACCATGGGTTGCAGTCTTTTATCATGGGCGGAGTCAATGGTAATCACGGCAAAGCTGGTATGTTTCAGATCATGAATCAATTAGACATAGTAACTTATTTTAATGAACACAAATCTATCCATAGGATTAAAGAAGCCCGGTATGCCAAAATCTACCAGACTTTGCCTTTTGAGATGCAACGCACGGCCGTAGGAGTATTCATGCTGGAGCTATTGAGGAAATGTATCCAGGACAATGATTTTGACCAGGAGATGTATGATTGGGTGGTGACCTGCCTGGACCACACTGATGATCCGCCAATGAAAGTCACCTGGATTCCTCTATACTTTTTATTGGGTCTGACCAGGTATTTGGGTATCTATCCGCTGAAGCCTCATGTGCTCGTTGGGCAATATTTTGACCTGCGTGAAGGTAGGTTTATTGACCATGAGCCTTATCATCGCGATGCGCTCAATGCAGCTTGCACCAGATTGCTCAGTATACTGATGGAGCATCATGATGCCGGCGTCTGGACTGCACCTTTGGAGAGTAGCAAACAAGACAGAAAGGATCTTTTGTATGGTTTGTTGGACTATTATAAGTTTCATCTGGGCCACTTTAACGGATTAGAATCTCCGCATATCCTGGAAGAAATATTGACAGCATAA
- a CDS encoding SGNH/GDSL hydrolase family protein, which yields MDKRTFLKTSLLGSMAAPFASFTHSIDDGKITILFQGDSITDAGRDKAQYYANNASGMGTGYVHMAAASLLEKYPEKHIRIYNRGISGHKVFQLAGRWDDDALNLKPDVLSILIGVNDFWHTLTGGYNGTVEVFENDLRALLKRTKDALPMTRIILCEPFVVDGGTAVGDEKWKTVFPGYRVSCKKLATEFKTSFVPFQSEFDKVLPKGGAAYWCPDGVHPSLAGAKLMANAWLKVYEQM from the coding sequence ATGGATAAACGTACTTTTCTCAAAACAAGCCTGCTAGGTTCCATGGCAGCTCCATTTGCTTCCTTCACGCATAGTATCGATGATGGCAAGATCACCATCCTTTTCCAGGGAGATTCGATCACGGATGCTGGTCGTGATAAAGCCCAATATTATGCAAACAATGCTTCGGGTATGGGCACAGGCTATGTGCACATGGCTGCAGCTTCGCTGCTTGAAAAATATCCAGAAAAACACATTCGAATATACAATCGGGGGATTTCAGGCCATAAAGTATTTCAATTGGCTGGAAGGTGGGATGACGACGCTTTGAATCTCAAACCGGATGTACTCAGCATTCTGATCGGAGTCAATGATTTTTGGCATACACTCACCGGAGGTTATAATGGTACTGTGGAAGTGTTTGAAAATGATCTGAGGGCTCTATTGAAAAGGACCAAAGATGCCTTACCTATGACCAGGATCATTCTTTGTGAACCGTTTGTGGTAGATGGCGGGACTGCTGTCGGAGATGAAAAATGGAAGACTGTCTTCCCGGGATATAGAGTTTCCTGCAAAAAATTAGCCACTGAGTTCAAGACCAGTTTTGTGCCCTTTCAAAGTGAGTTTGATAAAGTATTGCCCAAAGGAGGTGCCGCTTATTGGTGCCCTGATGGTGTACATCCATCCCTGGCTGGCGCAAAATTAATGGCCAATGCCTGGTTGAAAGTATATGAGCAAATGTGA
- a CDS encoding type II toxin-antitoxin system VapC family toxin: MKKYLLDTNIAIFYMKGKYNLDERFGNITPGNLFISEITLAELKYGVENSEHTEKNRKVLDLFLTGVKILPIFHALDLYAKEKVRLQKAGTRIDDFDLLIGTTAITHNLVMVSNNTSHFKIIKGIKLEDWAH, encoded by the coding sequence TTGAAAAAATACCTGCTCGACACCAATATTGCCATTTTTTACATGAAAGGCAAATATAATCTAGACGAAAGGTTTGGAAACATTACTCCAGGCAATTTATTTATTTCTGAAATTACGCTTGCTGAACTAAAATATGGTGTTGAGAATAGTGAGCACACTGAAAAAAACAGAAAAGTGCTTGACCTGTTTTTGACTGGTGTTAAAATCCTACCCATTTTTCATGCTTTAGATTTATACGCTAAAGAAAAAGTTAGATTACAAAAAGCAGGTACTCGGATTGACGACTTTGATTTATTGATTGGGACCACAGCAATAACTCACAATCTAGTGATGGTTTCAAACAATACCAGTCATTTTAAAATAATAAAGGGGATTAAACTAGAAGACTGGGCGCACTAA
- the rsmG gene encoding 16S rRNA (guanine(527)-N(7))-methyltransferase RsmG produces MTLDLKINFPNLSEHQLTQLRSLLPFYQEWNEKINLISRKDMEHFMLHHVIHSLSLIKFMTFKPDTDILDLGTGGGFPGIPLAIVFPEVKFHLIDGTGKKIKVVKEAITHLQLANVTAEHIRIEDVTSTYDFVAARAVTNLADLIRLARPRIKSKNINARPNGLIAYKGHPLKDEGVAVRKKPHEIFMIEKKINDPYFEGKCIVYVPMY; encoded by the coding sequence ATGACTTTGGACCTTAAAATTAATTTCCCCAATTTATCAGAGCATCAATTAACGCAACTGCGCAGCCTGCTTCCCTTTTATCAGGAATGGAATGAAAAAATAAATCTTATTTCCCGCAAGGACATGGAGCATTTTATGCTACACCATGTGATCCACAGTCTATCCCTTATTAAATTTATGACTTTTAAGCCGGACACAGACATCCTGGACCTCGGCACTGGTGGCGGATTTCCAGGTATACCTCTGGCCATCGTATTTCCCGAAGTTAAATTTCACTTGATAGATGGTACCGGCAAAAAAATCAAAGTGGTCAAAGAAGCTATCACCCATCTGCAACTGGCCAATGTGACTGCGGAGCACATTCGCATCGAAGATGTCACATCGACCTACGATTTCGTCGCCGCCAGGGCAGTCACCAACCTGGCAGACCTCATTCGATTAGCACGCCCTCGGATCAAAAGTAAAAACATCAATGCCCGACCCAATGGATTGATCGCCTACAAAGGGCATCCATTGAAAGACGAAGGGGTTGCAGTCAGAAAAAAACCGCACGAAATATTTATGATAGAAAAGAAAATAAACGATCCTTATTTTGAAGGAAAATGTATCGTGTATGTACCGATGTATTGA
- a CDS encoding carboxy terminal-processing peptidase: MNTIIKWFMRGSLFAFGVVSLMYVFTITKKQPPATDGTKEAVILHTVMQVLDQAHFRPQSIDDQFSKAVYDEYLDAVDGSKRFFTQNDIDQLKVYETRLDEDVKARNLDFHYLMVKLIKASVLKAEGYYKDAMARTYDFKSDKTIELDPDKLAYAKSDAALKTYWNTLIEYEIESRLADRLEEQLKSTDKAKKSTADLEKEVQAKVKEVYDDYFFRLKNSESGVWFEAYLNAITGYFDPHSNYFSPKDKEDFNMQMSGKYEGIGARLMQDKEYVKVSNIILGGPAARNKELEVDDLLLSVTQDGGQAKEVVGMRVDEVITYIRGKKGTGVTINVKKKDGNTKAIHLIRDEVILEEGYAKSSIIEIPGTTDKIGYILLPSFYADFEDNNGKSCARDIAKETSKLQKAGVKGIIIDLRYNGGGSLTEVVDMAGQFIETGPVVQVKSKSGNPYVMNDRDNSVNYDGPLLIMTNAYSASASEILAAALQDYKRAVIVGSPSTYGKGTVQRFFPLDKMVSGVDQYKPLGEIKVSVQKFYRINGGSTQLRGVVPDIVLADNFKYLEVGEKESKHAMEWTEISKLNYSQNVYVVDNIDQLRAASAARTDTSTIFKLLDENALRLKNRGDMTIASLNLDKLMKEEKIRENESEKFTLLNNRTTKLVPTPSADFSAIDKSNTSESVLQERQEEWFRSIRKDIYLEECAQIVQDMIRTSNIKVAKSKN; encoded by the coding sequence ATGAATACAATAATTAAATGGTTTATGAGAGGTTCATTGTTTGCTTTCGGAGTAGTGTCCTTAATGTATGTTTTCACCATCACTAAAAAACAGCCTCCGGCTACAGATGGTACAAAAGAAGCGGTGATCCTGCATACCGTGATGCAGGTATTGGATCAGGCCCACTTCAGGCCCCAGTCGATTGACGATCAGTTTTCTAAAGCGGTATATGATGAATATCTCGATGCTGTAGATGGCTCTAAAAGGTTTTTTACTCAAAACGATATAGATCAGCTTAAAGTGTATGAGACCAGGCTCGATGAAGATGTCAAAGCCCGCAACCTGGACTTTCATTACCTCATGGTCAAACTGATCAAAGCATCAGTGTTGAAGGCAGAGGGTTATTACAAGGATGCGATGGCCAGGACCTATGATTTTAAGTCCGATAAAACCATTGAGCTGGATCCTGACAAGCTGGCTTATGCCAAATCAGATGCTGCGCTCAAAACCTACTGGAATACACTCATCGAATATGAGATAGAGTCAAGATTGGCCGACCGCCTGGAAGAACAGTTGAAATCAACCGATAAAGCCAAAAAGAGCACTGCCGATCTGGAAAAAGAAGTTCAGGCCAAAGTCAAAGAAGTATATGACGACTATTTTTTCAGGTTAAAAAACTCTGAAAGTGGTGTTTGGTTTGAAGCTTATCTCAACGCTATCACCGGATATTTTGATCCTCACTCCAATTATTTTTCGCCGAAGGACAAAGAAGACTTCAATATGCAGATGTCTGGCAAATATGAAGGCATTGGGGCCCGGCTGATGCAGGATAAAGAATATGTCAAAGTCAGCAATATCATCCTTGGGGGACCTGCTGCCAGGAATAAAGAATTGGAGGTAGATGACCTTTTATTAAGCGTCACCCAAGATGGGGGGCAGGCCAAAGAAGTAGTAGGCATGCGTGTGGATGAAGTGATCACCTATATCAGGGGCAAGAAAGGTACCGGGGTGACCATCAATGTCAAGAAAAAAGATGGCAATACCAAAGCGATCCACCTGATACGAGATGAAGTGATCTTAGAAGAAGGCTATGCCAAATCTTCTATCATAGAGATACCAGGTACCACCGACAAAATTGGCTATATTTTGTTGCCTAGTTTTTACGCGGACTTTGAAGATAATAATGGGAAAAGTTGCGCCCGGGATATCGCCAAAGAAACCTCTAAGCTGCAAAAAGCAGGAGTAAAAGGCATTATCATTGATTTAAGATACAATGGTGGTGGCTCCCTGACAGAGGTGGTAGACATGGCTGGCCAGTTTATTGAGACAGGACCTGTCGTACAAGTAAAATCCAAGTCTGGCAATCCCTATGTGATGAATGACCGGGACAATTCGGTCAATTACGATGGTCCCCTTCTGATTATGACCAATGCTTACAGTGCATCGGCTTCGGAGATTCTTGCTGCAGCGCTGCAGGATTATAAACGAGCTGTCATTGTGGGATCTCCCAGTACTTATGGCAAGGGCACTGTACAACGATTTTTCCCTCTGGACAAAATGGTCAGTGGGGTCGATCAGTACAAACCACTTGGTGAGATCAAAGTTAGTGTGCAAAAATTTTATAGAATCAACGGTGGATCTACCCAACTCAGAGGGGTCGTGCCAGATATCGTACTTGCCGATAACTTTAAATACCTTGAAGTAGGAGAAAAAGAAAGCAAACATGCTATGGAGTGGACAGAAATATCCAAGCTCAACTACAGTCAAAATGTATATGTAGTCGACAATATTGATCAGTTGAGAGCTGCGAGTGCTGCCAGGACAGATACCAGCACCATCTTCAAACTTCTGGATGAAAATGCATTACGACTGAAAAATCGCGGTGATATGACTATTGCCTCGCTCAATCTAGACAAGTTGATGAAGGAGGAAAAAATACGTGAAAACGAATCAGAAAAATTTACCCTTCTCAATAATCGTACTACAAAATTGGTGCCTACTCCTTCTGCAGACTTCTCCGCTATAGACAAGTCCAATACTTCCGAATCAGTACTCCAGGAACGACAAGAAGAATGGTTTAGAAGTATCCGCAAAGATATATACCTCGAAGAGTGTGCACAGATCGTACAGGATATGATCAGGACCAGCAATATCAAGGTGGCTAAGAGTAAAAATTAG
- a CDS encoding DinB family protein — protein MKNWYLVSLIVLGFYHLTSAQDTSWTIHDRTNLVKEYVRTKAEINAATQYLTPSQWSFKETPKSWSIGQVMEHLYMWELITQRDTRGAIWNGIIMDDVKNLLEDDSTATHWIYEDKPHTSPDYTIPTGFIPGDAVLKLFNSKCDELIKEIETSDLNFRLYIRKIPTYNKNLVQIYMIHYGHVDRHLRQIRRIKSHPLFPQ, from the coding sequence ATGAAGAATTGGTATCTCGTAAGTTTAATTGTATTAGGCTTCTATCATCTGACCTCAGCTCAAGATACTTCCTGGACCATACATGATAGAACCAACCTGGTGAAGGAGTATGTAAGGACTAAAGCAGAAATAAATGCTGCAACTCAATACCTCACCCCTTCGCAATGGAGCTTTAAAGAAACCCCTAAATCCTGGTCCATAGGACAAGTCATGGAGCACCTCTATATGTGGGAACTAATCACCCAGCGCGATACTCGCGGAGCTATTTGGAATGGAATAATTATGGACGATGTAAAAAATCTTTTGGAGGATGATTCCACCGCTACCCATTGGATCTATGAGGACAAACCTCATACCTCTCCTGATTATACTATTCCCACAGGATTTATCCCTGGTGATGCCGTGCTTAAATTGTTCAATTCAAAATGCGACGAACTAATAAAGGAGATAGAGACCTCTGATTTAAACTTTAGATTGTACATCCGCAAGATTCCGACTTATAATAAAAATCTGGTCCAGATTTACATGATACACTATGGTCATGTTGACCGACATTTAAGGCAGATCCGAAGAATTAAAAGTCATCCATTATTTCCGCAATAA
- a CDS encoding response regulator transcription factor has translation MDIRVVIFEDNMLMREALTAILNGTVGYTCSGAFPNGDGWDINLQLTRPDVIPMDIEMPGLNGIVLSHKIKAKYPEVKILIQTIFEDNDKIFDALCNGASGYILKNDAPHKYLEAINEIYNGGAPMSANIAKKVLGFFTSKNVILVQPNTEDYMLSDREKEILGMMVHGDDFYSIAGKAFISYETVRTHVKRIYKKLHVACRSEAVMKAVQQNILR, from the coding sequence ATGGATATCAGGGTAGTCATATTTGAAGATAATATGCTGATGCGGGAGGCACTCACCGCCATACTCAATGGAACTGTGGGGTATACTTGCAGTGGTGCTTTCCCAAATGGAGATGGTTGGGACATAAATCTACAACTTACAAGACCTGATGTCATACCGATGGATATCGAGATGCCGGGCCTCAATGGAATAGTGTTAAGTCATAAGATCAAGGCCAAATATCCAGAAGTTAAAATACTGATTCAGACTATCTTTGAAGACAATGATAAGATATTTGATGCCTTGTGTAATGGGGCATCAGGCTACATCCTCAAAAACGATGCTCCGCATAAATACCTGGAAGCCATCAATGAAATCTATAATGGCGGAGCTCCAATGAGCGCAAACATAGCCAAAAAAGTACTTGGCTTTTTTACATCAAAAAATGTAATCCTGGTCCAACCAAACACTGAAGACTATATGTTAAGTGATAGAGAAAAGGAAATCCTGGGCATGATGGTTCATGGAGATGATTTCTATTCAATAGCAGGAAAAGCATTTATCAGTTACGAGACCGTACGAACTCACGTAAAAAGGATTTATAAAAAGTTGCATGTGGCCTGTAGAAGTGAAGCGGTGATGAAAGCGGTACAACAAAATATACTCAGATAA
- a CDS encoding helix-turn-helix transcriptional regulator, which produces MNQSHPIVLSSMPNEIHFNEIQKQVLVKLLNGQSYKAIASDMNISLAAVRQYAHRTYKKLKVANKMEALIQYGDRGDNKSHQ; this is translated from the coding sequence ATGAACCAATCACACCCAATCGTCTTAAGCTCCATGCCTAACGAAATTCACTTCAATGAAATTCAAAAACAAGTGTTGGTGAAATTATTGAATGGCCAGTCTTATAAAGCCATTGCATCCGATATGAATATTTCATTAGCAGCAGTCAGGCAGTATGCACATCGCACATATAAAAAATTAAAGGTTGCTAACAAGATGGAAGCCTTAATACAATATGGGGACAGGGGTGATAACAAAAGTCATCAATAA
- a CDS encoding DNA-3-methyladenine glycosylase 2 family protein, translated as MPISKLKITRHLAKDPVFQPLIEEIPFPKLNTTPTPLSDALIESIVYQQLSIKAAAVIHKRLLSLFEEEKLDLKKLTRMKTETLRGLGLSYSKADYVRNIARFFLEKENQDIDWHGLHEDDLVKKLTVIKGVGTWTVQMTMISPMGKLDVFPALDLGVQQGIVRLYNLEETGKPLVQKMHAIAEQWRPYRTIACMYLWRWKDQFRK; from the coding sequence ATGCCGATTTCAAAACTTAAAATTACCAGACATTTAGCAAAAGATCCTGTATTTCAGCCTTTGATTGAAGAAATACCTTTCCCCAAACTCAATACCACACCGACGCCTCTCAGCGATGCCCTGATCGAATCCATCGTCTACCAACAGCTGTCTATCAAAGCCGCTGCGGTCATACATAAACGTTTGTTAAGTCTGTTTGAAGAGGAAAAACTTGATTTAAAAAAGCTCACCCGGATGAAGACAGAAACCTTGCGTGGCCTGGGTCTGTCCTACTCCAAGGCAGATTATGTTCGCAATATCGCCCGGTTTTTTCTGGAAAAGGAAAACCAGGACATCGACTGGCATGGGCTACACGAAGATGACCTGGTCAAAAAACTCACGGTAATCAAAGGAGTCGGTACCTGGACCGTTCAAATGACCATGATCAGCCCTATGGGCAAGCTCGATGTATTCCCAGCACTTGATCTGGGTGTTCAGCAAGGCATCGTCCGGCTATACAATCTGGAGGAAACCGGCAAGCCCTTGGTTCAAAAAATGCATGCCATTGCAGAGCAGTGGCGGCCTTATCGGACGATTGCCTGCATGTATTTGTGGAGGTGGAAGGATCAATTTAGAAAGTAG